From Coffea arabica cultivar ET-39 chromosome 2e, Coffea Arabica ET-39 HiFi, whole genome shotgun sequence, the proteins below share one genomic window:
- the LOC140037358 gene encoding uncharacterized protein, with protein sequence MRRRRMLYLLGNASVESLSSAEYSKLTSVRSVIVEVRERFQSHSMRSYRARFLRIYELCLNDNETSFLGMEQVQQFSSFSSVSLQESLMINTLQFNLSVPTPYVFMRHFLKIASSFYLLGKIIF encoded by the exons atgaggaggaggagaatG CTCTATCTATTGGGGAATGCATCAGTGGAATCACTATCTAGCGCAGAATACTCTAAGCTGACATCA GTCAGATCTGTGATTGTTGAAGTGAGGGAAAGATTTCAATCACATTCAATGAGGTCATACAGAGCCAGATTTCTGAG AATATATGAACTCTGCCTGAATGACAATGAGACATCTTTCTTGGGCATGGAGCAAGTCCAACAATTTTCCTCCTTCTCATCAGTATCGCTGCAGGAGAGCTTAATGATCAACACCTTGCAGTTTAATCTTTCAGTGCCTACTCCTTATGTTTTCATGAGGCACTTTCTTAAAATTGCAAGTTCTTTCTACTTGTTAGGGAAGATAATCTTTTAG